Proteins from a single region of Allofrancisella inopinata:
- the secA gene encoding preprotein translocase subunit SecA produces MLGLVQKIIGSRNDRFIKKISKIVNKINSLEVELEKLSDEQLKAKTIEFKERLTKAENLDNLLPEAFATVREAAKRTKNMRHYDVQLIGGIVLHMGKVAEMRTGEGKTLVATLPAYLNALTGQGVHVITVNDYLAKRDAELMSEIYNFLGMSVGVIIADLNSEQRKKAYACDITYGTNNEFGFDYLRDNMAYEKEHQVQRSRNFVIIDEVDSILIDEARTPLIISGASDDSSEMYNLFNRLVPYLEKQDKEKLDEGQEQKDFYVDEKSKNAYLTEKGYAKIENMLKKEGILEEDDNLYSPHNITKMHYLNACLRAHSLYQLNVDYIIRDQEVIIIDESTGRAMPGRRWSDGLHQAIEAKEGVKINAENQTMASITFQNFFKLYNKIAGMTGTADTEAFELHSIYGLEVIIIPTNKPMIRKDHHDVIHGDVREKFNAIVEDIKQRIANGQPVLVGTASIEASEVLSTLLKKKKIKHNVLNAKQHEKEAGIIAMAGFPGAVTIATNMAGRGTDIILGGNWEVEIAQLEDPTEEQIAKIKEEWQKRNEAVKKAGGLCIIGSERHDSRRIDNQLRGRAARQGDPGESKFYLSMDDNLLRIFASPTMAERVKKGLKGGESLAFGFMSKVISKAQSKVESYHFDIRKNLLEYDNVVNTQRKVIYEQRQAFLDSEDVSDILNDIRMDVAEQVFHNYIPAGSMHELWDLKGLEKALKSDFMIKIDLQKLYRENENLGEENLKKMVVDAITLEFSEKTKDLEPTVVKQFEKFSLLQSLDTHWREHLSAIDHLRNSINLRGYAQKDPKNEYKKEAFELFSSMLDNFKYDVISSLAKIRIGTEEETQRAQQEWQESMSDIKAEHESVIDNNQKSSEAQDQQEEPRVQQVKRQGPKIKRNDPCPCGSGKKYKQCHGKVE; encoded by the coding sequence ATGTTGGGTTTAGTTCAAAAAATTATTGGTAGTCGTAATGACAGATTTATAAAAAAAATTTCGAAGATAGTAAATAAAATTAACTCCCTTGAGGTAGAGCTTGAAAAACTTTCAGATGAGCAACTAAAAGCTAAGACGATAGAGTTTAAAGAGAGATTAACTAAAGCAGAGAATTTGGATAATCTTTTACCAGAAGCTTTTGCAACTGTAAGAGAGGCAGCTAAACGTACCAAAAATATGCGACACTATGATGTGCAGCTTATAGGTGGTATTGTTTTACATATGGGTAAAGTCGCTGAGATGAGAACAGGTGAGGGTAAAACTTTAGTTGCGACACTTCCAGCGTATTTAAATGCTCTAACTGGTCAAGGTGTTCATGTAATTACAGTGAATGATTATTTGGCTAAACGTGATGCTGAATTAATGAGCGAAATTTACAATTTCTTAGGAATGTCAGTTGGTGTAATAATAGCTGATTTAAATTCTGAACAACGTAAAAAAGCTTATGCTTGTGATATTACTTATGGGACAAATAATGAGTTTGGTTTTGATTACCTTAGAGATAATATGGCTTATGAAAAAGAACACCAAGTTCAAAGAAGTCGTAATTTTGTGATTATAGATGAAGTAGATTCAATCTTAATTGATGAGGCAAGAACTCCTTTGATAATTTCAGGGGCCTCTGATGATAGTTCAGAAATGTATAATCTATTCAATAGATTAGTACCGTATTTAGAAAAGCAAGATAAAGAGAAGCTTGACGAAGGACAAGAGCAAAAAGATTTTTATGTTGATGAAAAGTCTAAAAATGCTTACTTAACTGAAAAAGGTTATGCAAAGATTGAGAATATGCTTAAGAAGGAAGGTATTTTAGAAGAAGATGATAATCTATACAGTCCTCATAATATAACCAAAATGCATTATCTAAATGCATGTCTAAGAGCACATTCTTTATATCAGCTAAATGTTGATTATATTATACGTGACCAAGAAGTGATAATTATTGATGAAAGCACTGGTAGAGCAATGCCTGGACGTAGATGGTCAGACGGTTTACATCAGGCTATAGAAGCTAAAGAAGGTGTTAAGATTAATGCGGAAAACCAGACTATGGCGTCTATTACTTTCCAAAACTTCTTTAAGCTCTATAATAAAATAGCTGGAATGACAGGTACAGCTGATACAGAAGCTTTTGAATTACATTCAATTTATGGTTTGGAAGTAATAATTATTCCTACTAACAAACCAATGATAAGAAAAGATCATCATGATGTCATACATGGCGATGTTAGAGAAAAGTTTAATGCTATTGTAGAAGATATTAAGCAAAGAATAGCAAATGGTCAGCCAGTATTAGTAGGTACAGCATCGATTGAAGCTTCAGAAGTTTTATCTACGCTACTTAAAAAGAAAAAAATTAAACATAATGTCTTAAATGCTAAACAACATGAAAAAGAAGCTGGAATTATTGCAATGGCAGGTTTCCCAGGTGCTGTAACTATCGCTACTAACATGGCAGGTCGAGGCACAGATATTATTTTAGGTGGTAATTGGGAGGTTGAGATAGCTCAATTAGAAGACCCTACCGAAGAACAAATTGCAAAAATTAAAGAAGAATGGCAGAAAAGAAATGAAGCTGTGAAAAAGGCTGGAGGCTTATGCATCATAGGTTCAGAGCGACATGATTCACGTAGGATCGATAATCAGCTTAGAGGACGTGCTGCTCGTCAGGGGGATCCTGGAGAGAGTAAATTCTATTTATCAATGGATGATAACTTATTAAGAATTTTTGCTTCACCTACAATGGCTGAGCGAGTTAAAAAAGGCTTAAAAGGTGGTGAATCGTTAGCTTTTGGTTTTATGTCAAAAGTCATATCTAAAGCACAAAGTAAAGTAGAGAGTTATCATTTTGATATTCGTAAAAATCTTCTTGAATATGATAATGTTGTAAACACTCAACGTAAAGTTATCTATGAGCAAAGACAAGCATTCTTAGATTCTGAAGATGTTAGTGATATTTTAAATGATATCCGTATGGATGTGGCTGAGCAGGTCTTCCACAATTATATTCCAGCAGGATCTATGCATGAGTTATGGGATTTGAAAGGTCTTGAAAAAGCCCTTAAATCTGATTTTATGATAAAAATAGATCTACAAAAGCTTTATCGAGAAAATGAAAACTTAGGTGAAGAAAATCTTAAGAAAATGGTTGTAGATGCTATAACGCTTGAATTTAGTGAGAAAACTAAGGACTTAGAACCGACAGTTGTTAAGCAGTTTGAGAAATTTTCTTTATTGCAATCATTAGATACACACTGGCGTGAGCATTTAAGTGCGATAGATCATTTACGTAATAGTATTAATTTACGAGGCTATGCACAAAAAGACCCTAAGAATGAGTACAAAAAAGAAGCTTTTGAATTGTTTTCTAGTATGCTTGATAACTTTAAGTATGATGTGATCAGTTCTTTGGCTAAAATTAGGATAGGAACTGAAGAAGAGACTCAAAGAGCCCAACAAGAGTGGCAGGAGTCTATGAGTGACATTAAAGCTGAGCATGAGAGTGTGATTGATAATAATCAAAAATCTTCAGAAGCACAAGATCAGCAAGAAGAGCCAAGAGTTCAACAAGTTAAAAGACAAGGACCAAAAATTAAGAGAAATGATCCTTGTCCTTGTGGTTCTGGTAAAAAATATAAACAGTGTCATGGTAAGGTTGAATAA
- the deoD gene encoding purine-nucleoside phosphorylase — protein MLPTPHIEADSKDKFAKTVIMPGDPLRARYIAENYLEDVIRVNTVRNMLGYTGTYKGQKVSVMGSGMGVPSMGIYSYELFKYYDVDNIIRVGSCGSYTEDYKIYDVVLIEESYGESMFIELVTGEKTNMIKPSTKLNSELVKSAKNLDVELKKVKAHCTDIFYRKNFNDYKDISKKFGCGVVEMETAALFANAKVLGKKAAAIMTVSDCFVTGASTTSAERQDSFTNMMEVALGTLENN, from the coding sequence ATGTTACCAACTCCTCATATAGAAGCAGATAGCAAAGATAAGTTTGCAAAGACAGTAATAATGCCAGGCGATCCTTTAAGAGCGAGATATATTGCAGAAAATTATTTAGAAGATGTTATCAGAGTAAACACTGTTAGAAACATGCTTGGTTACACAGGTACTTACAAAGGACAAAAAGTTAGTGTTATGGGTTCTGGTATGGGTGTTCCTAGTATGGGTATATATTCATACGAGTTATTTAAGTATTATGATGTTGATAATATTATTCGAGTAGGGTCTTGTGGCTCATATACGGAAGATTATAAAATCTATGATGTTGTGCTTATTGAAGAAAGTTATGGCGAGTCAATGTTTATTGAGCTTGTGACAGGTGAGAAAACTAATATGATTAAGCCTAGTACGAAGTTAAATTCAGAGCTTGTTAAGTCAGCTAAAAACTTAGATGTAGAATTAAAAAAAGTAAAGGCGCATTGTACAGATATTTTTTATAGAAAAAATTTCAATGATTATAAGGATATCAGTAAAAAATTTGGTTGTGGGGTTGTAGAGATGGAAACAGCAGCTCTATTTGCAAATGCAAAAGTATTAGGTAAAAAAGCAGCTGCGATTATGACAGTATCAGATTGTTTTGTAACAGGTGCATCAACTACTTCTGCTGAGAGACAAGATTCTTTCACTAATATGATGGAAGTTGCTTTAGGTACTCTAGAAAATAATTAA